The window TGCCCGCGGTGCTGTTGGTGCCGGTACCGGCGATCACGGGAATGCGCCCCGCCACTGCCTGCACCGCCAGCTTGAGCAGCCCCTCCAGTTCCGCCGGCCGCAGCGTCGCCGACTCACCGGTGGTGCCGCCGATTACCAGCCCGTCGCTGCCGGCAGCTAGATGCCACTGTAGCAAGCGCTCGTAAGCTGCTGTATCAATTTGACCAGCCGCCGTCATCGGCGTGACCAGCGCGACGATACTGCCCGTAAAAAGCGCTGTCATCTGCACCCCCCGAAACCGTCCGCGATGGTAGCCGGGCATGACGCGTCATGGCAAGAAAAATCCACCGGTTGCGCGGCGCCGCGCAGCCGGTACACTGCCCTGCGTGCCAGCCTCAGCATGCATCAATCTCGCCGCATGAATGAACTGATCGTAATCTCCGCGGTCGGCCGCGACCGGCCGGGCGTCGTGCATGACCTGACGCATACCGTGCTCGAATGCGGCGGCAATATCGTCGAAAGCCGCATGACTGCGTTGGGACAGGATTTCGCCATGCTGCTGCTGGTTTCGGGCAACTGGCACACGCTGGGCAAGCTGGAAGGCCAGCTGAAGCGAACCGCCGAGGGTAACGAACTTACCGTTACCGTGCGGCGCACCGAGCAGCGCAATATCCGTGACGACATGCTGCCGTATGGCGTCGACGTCGTGTGCCTGGACCAGCCCGGCATCGTGCATAACATCTCGGGTTTCTTTTCATCACGCGAAATCGATATCGCCGAGATGAACACCCGCAGTTACGCGGCTGCACACACCGGCGCGCCGATGTTTTCAGTACAAATGACCATCAACGTGCCGGGCAAGATCCACATCGCCGCGCTGCGGGAAGAATTCATGGAGTTTTGCGACCGGCTCAACCTGGATGCCATCCTGGAACCGGTCAAGGGTTAAGAGGTAAAGCATGGCTGTACAGCTAAATCGCGTCGTCAAGGATTTCAAAGCCGACATTACCGGCGATAGTACTCTGCGCCTCAAAGACCTGCGCGGGCAGAAAGTGGTGCTTTATTTTTATCCCAAGGACAACACGCCCGGGTGCACCACCGAGGGTGAGGATTTTCGCGATAACCACCGCAAGTTCCGCCGGGCAAAAGCCGTTGTACTGGGCATCTCGCGTGACAGTCTCAAATCACACGAGAAGTTCAGGGACAAATTTGATTTCCCGTTTGACCTGATTTCGGATGAAGACGAAAAGCTGTGCAACCAGTTCGATGTCATCAAGGACAAGAACATGTACGGCAAGAAGG is drawn from Gammaproteobacteria bacterium and contains these coding sequences:
- a CDS encoding glycine cleavage system protein R — encoded protein: MNELIVISAVGRDRPGVVHDLTHTVLECGGNIVESRMTALGQDFAMLLLVSGNWHTLGKLEGQLKRTAEGNELTVTVRRTEQRNIRDDMLPYGVDVVCLDQPGIVHNISGFFSSREIDIAEMNTRSYAAAHTGAPMFSVQMTINVPGKIHIAALREEFMEFCDRLNLDAILEPVKG
- a CDS encoding peroxiredoxin, giving the protein MAVQLNRVVKDFKADITGDSTLRLKDLRGQKVVLYFYPKDNTPGCTTEGEDFRDNHRKFRRAKAVVLGISRDSLKSHEKFRDKFDFPFDLISDEDEKLCNQFDVIKDKNMYGKKVRGIERSTFLIDENGKLRREWRKVKVKGHVDEVLAAVKEL